In a genomic window of Lycium ferocissimum isolate CSIRO_LF1 chromosome 9, AGI_CSIRO_Lferr_CH_V1, whole genome shotgun sequence:
- the LOC132031080 gene encoding uncharacterized protein LOC132031080 isoform X2 yields MGVKQAIRAIHAFPHAEEHLLQKTKFGAFVSIVGLLIMATLFLHELSYYLNINTVHQMAVDSRRGENLPIHINMTFPSLPCDVLSVDAIDMSGKHEVDLDTNIWKLRLNSDGHITGTEYLSDLVEKEHEAHKHEHHEDSDKIHLQGIDEESEKMIKKVKQALAAGEGCRVYGFLDVQRVAGNFHISIHGLNIFVAQMIFEGPTHVNVSHIIHDLSFGPKYPGIHNPLDGTSRILREASGTFKYYIKVVPTEYRYISKEVLPTNQFSVTEYFSTIHEFERTWPAVYFLYDLSPITVTIREERRSFLHFITRLCAVLGGTFALTGMLDGWMFKFLEAVTKKNSRTIVR; encoded by the exons ATGGGAGTGAAGCAAGCAATAAGAGCTATTCATGCATTTCCTCATGCTGAAGAACACTTGTTGCAGAAAACCAAGTTTGGCGCCTTTG TTTCCATCGTGGGGCTGCTAATCATGGCAACATTGTTCTTGCATGAACTGAGTTACTATCTTAATATAAATACTGTTCATCAG ATGGCTGTTGACTCGAGACGTGGAGAAAATCTTCCCATTCACATAAATATGACATTCCCCTCTTTACCTTGTGATG TGCTAAGTGTGGATGCTATTGATATGTCGGGGAAGCATGAAGTAGATCTTGATACAAACATATGGAAG CTTCGCTTGAACAGTGATGGCCATATCACTGGCACTGAGTATTTGTCAGATCTTGTTGAGAAGGAACATGAAGCTCATAAACATG AACATCATGAAGATTCGGACAAGATCCATCTTCAGGGCATTGATGAAGAATCTGAAAAAATGATCAAGAAGGTTAAGCAAGCATTGGCTGCTGGGGAAGGATGCAGG GTGTATGGGTTTTTAGATGTCCAGCGGGTTGCTGGGAATTTCCATATATCCATTCACGGGTTGAACATTTTTGTTGCTCAAATG ATTTTTGAAGGGCCTACTCATGTCAATGTAAGCCATATCATCCATGACTTATCATTTGGGCCCAAATATCCAggtattcacaacccacttgACGGAACATCACGAATTCTGCGTGAAGCAAGCGGCACATTCAAATACTACATTAAG GTTGTTCCAACTGAGTATAGATATATATCAAAAGAAGTTTTACCGACTAATCAATTTTCTGTAACGGAGTACTTTTCAACCATCCATGAGTTTGAACGGACATGGCCAG CTGTATACTTCTTGTATGATTTGTCACCAATTACAGTGACCATCAGAGAAGAACGTCGCAGTTTTCTGCACTTTATCACTCGGCTCTGTGCAGTTCTGGGTGGGACATTTGCCTTAACAG GCATGCTAGATGGATGGATGTTCAAGTTTCTTGAAGCTGTTACAAAGAAAAACAGCAGAACTATTGTGCGCTAA
- the LOC132031074 gene encoding DEAD-box ATP-dependent RNA helicase 53, mitochondrial-like, protein MALFLPSPFRYSKMNSLFLLRKSSSSLTSKRVTINAISHIFSDKFSPRNALQGSQVHSFSTSLTISVPQKNWVDGKFGYNVRGFAATATAMVEIEEECDEGLEISKLGISEEIVSALKQRGITSLFPIQKAVLEPAMQGSDMIGRARTGTGKTLAFGIPIMDKIIHFNRKNGRGRNPLALILAPTRELAKQVDKEFYESAPVLDTLCVYGGVPIQRQMSTLQRGADVVVGTPGRIIDLLKRGSLNLSDIQFVVLDEADQMLNVGFAEDVETILENVRQKHQTMMFSATMPSWILKLTKKFLKKPVHVDLVGDSDQKLADGISLYSIACDMRQKPAVLGPLISEHAKGGKCIVFTQTKRDADRLASAMQKTLRCEALHGDITQSQRERTLSGFRQGQFNVLVATDVAARGLDVPNVDLVIHYELPNNSEIFVHRSGRTGRAGKKGSAILMHSSKQHRDLKGIEHDAGCRFTELPTIKVEAGAAADMYSEMAKSGDRLGSYGAGTMRSRSSDFGGGRSSGYGNKSSRFGGEGTSSSGRTGGYGGTGSGRSRGGYGGTGSGGSRGGYGGSSSGRSGKFGGSAGSKRLGGFRNFGDFRNSKSSNRSNNFAEEFGSGRSRRFGDSDYDQNNRSSRFDGYGDGKDSGEW, encoded by the exons ATGGCTTTATTCCTTCCAAGTCCTTTCAGATACAGCAAAATGAACAGTCTTTTTCTACTAAGAAAATCTTCATCTTCACTAACCTCAAAAAGGGTCACCATAAATGCAATTTCCCATATCTTTAGTGATAAATTTAGTCCAAGAAATGCCCTTCAAGGTTCCCAAGTTCACAGTTTTAGTACTTCTTTAACAATATCAGTACCACAGAAAAATTGGGTTGATGGTAAATTTGGGTATAATGTAAGGGGTTTTGCTGCAACTGCAACTGCAATGGTGGAAATTGAAGAGGAGTGTGATGAAGGACTTGAGATTTCAAAGCTTGGTATCTCTGAAGAAATTGTTTCTGCTTTGAAACAAAGGGGAATTACTAGTCTTTTTCCAATTCAG AAAGCTGTTTTAGAACCGGCAATGCAAGGGTCTGACATGATTGGCCGAGCTAGAACTGGCACTGGAAAGACATTAGCTTTTGGCATTCCTATCATGGATAAGATCATTCACTTCAACAGAAAAAATGG ACGGGGAAGAAACCCTTTAGCGTTGATCTTGGCTCCCACTAGAGAACTTGCAAAGCAGGTGGATAAAGAATTTTATGAGTCTGCTCCTGTTTTGGATACGCTATGTGTTTATGGTGGGGTCCCCATTCAACGCCAAATGAGTACTCTTCAAAGGGGAGCAGACGTTGTTGTCGGGACACCTGGTCGAATCATTGATTTGCTGAAGAGAGGGTCTTTGAATTTGTCAGATATCCAGTTCGTTGTTCTAGATGAAGCTGATCAGATGCTTAATGTGGGCTTCGCAGAGGATGTTGAAACAATTTTAGAAAATGTTAGGCAGAAACATCAGACAATGATGTTTTCAGCCACAATGCCAAGTTGGATATTGAAACTTACCAAGAAGTTCTTGAAGAAGCCAGTTCATGTTGATCTT GTGGGGGACTCTGACCAGAAGTTAGCCGATGGCATTTCCTTGTATTCAATTGCTTGTGACATGCGTCAGAAACCAGCAGTTCTTGGACCCTTAATATCG GAGCATGCAAAAGGAGGCAAGTGTATTGTTTTTACTCAAACAAAGCGTGATGCTGATAGATTGGCTAGTGCAATGCAAAAAACTTTGAGATGTGAAGCTCTGCATGGAGATATCACACAAAGCCAGAGGGAGAGAACTCTGTCTGGTTTCCGACAAGGTCAATTCAATGTATTGGTGGCCACCGATGTTGCTGCTCGAGGACTTGATGTGCCTAATGTTGATCTG GTGATACATTATGAACTTCCGAACAATTCAGAGATCTTTGTTCATCGATCTGGTCGAACTGGACGTgctgggaagaaaggaagtgccATTCTCATGCATTCCTCAAAGCAGCATAGGGATTTAAAAGGTATCGAACATGATGCCGGCTGCAGATTTACTGAG CTTCCAACAATTAAAGTAGAGGCTGGAGCAGCAGCAGACATGTATAGTGAGATGGCCAAAAGTGGCGACCGCCTTGGCTCCTATGGAGCAGGCACCATGCGTAGTCGATCTAGTGATTTTGGTGGAGGTCGTTCCAGTGGCTATGGAAATAAGAGCAGCAGGTTTGGTGGAGAAGGCACTTCATCTTCTGGTCGAACAGGTGGATACGGTGGAACTGGTTCAGGAAGATCAAGGGGTGGATATGGTGGAACTGGTTCAGGAGGATCAAGGGGTGGATATGGTGGATCTAGCTCGGGCCGCTCAGGAAAGTTTGGTGGTTCAGCAGGCTCAAAACGTTTGGGTGGTTTTCGTAATTTTGGTGATTTCAGAAACTCCAAAAGTTCAAATCGGTCAAATAATTTTGCAGAAGAATTTGGTTCAGGCCGGTCTAGAAGATTTGGTGATTCAGATTATGACCAAAATAACCGTTCAAGCCGTTTTGATGGCTACGGAGATGGCAAGGATAGTGGTGAATGGTGA
- the LOC132031080 gene encoding uncharacterized protein LOC132031080 isoform X1, whose translation MGVKQAIRAIHAFPHAEEHLLQKTKFGAFVSIVGLLIMATLFLHELSYYLNINTVHQMAVDSRRGENLPIHINMTFPSLPCDVLSVDAIDMSGKHEVDLDTNIWKLRLNSDGHITGTEYLSDLVEKEHEAHKHDVHTEHHEDSDKIHLQGIDEESEKMIKKVKQALAAGEGCRVYGFLDVQRVAGNFHISIHGLNIFVAQMIFEGPTHVNVSHIIHDLSFGPKYPGIHNPLDGTSRILREASGTFKYYIKVVPTEYRYISKEVLPTNQFSVTEYFSTIHEFERTWPAVYFLYDLSPITVTIREERRSFLHFITRLCAVLGGTFALTGMLDGWMFKFLEAVTKKNSRTIVR comes from the exons ATGGGAGTGAAGCAAGCAATAAGAGCTATTCATGCATTTCCTCATGCTGAAGAACACTTGTTGCAGAAAACCAAGTTTGGCGCCTTTG TTTCCATCGTGGGGCTGCTAATCATGGCAACATTGTTCTTGCATGAACTGAGTTACTATCTTAATATAAATACTGTTCATCAG ATGGCTGTTGACTCGAGACGTGGAGAAAATCTTCCCATTCACATAAATATGACATTCCCCTCTTTACCTTGTGATG TGCTAAGTGTGGATGCTATTGATATGTCGGGGAAGCATGAAGTAGATCTTGATACAAACATATGGAAG CTTCGCTTGAACAGTGATGGCCATATCACTGGCACTGAGTATTTGTCAGATCTTGTTGAGAAGGAACATGAAGCTCATAAACATG ATGTGCACACAGAACATCATGAAGATTCGGACAAGATCCATCTTCAGGGCATTGATGAAGAATCTGAAAAAATGATCAAGAAGGTTAAGCAAGCATTGGCTGCTGGGGAAGGATGCAGG GTGTATGGGTTTTTAGATGTCCAGCGGGTTGCTGGGAATTTCCATATATCCATTCACGGGTTGAACATTTTTGTTGCTCAAATG ATTTTTGAAGGGCCTACTCATGTCAATGTAAGCCATATCATCCATGACTTATCATTTGGGCCCAAATATCCAggtattcacaacccacttgACGGAACATCACGAATTCTGCGTGAAGCAAGCGGCACATTCAAATACTACATTAAG GTTGTTCCAACTGAGTATAGATATATATCAAAAGAAGTTTTACCGACTAATCAATTTTCTGTAACGGAGTACTTTTCAACCATCCATGAGTTTGAACGGACATGGCCAG CTGTATACTTCTTGTATGATTTGTCACCAATTACAGTGACCATCAGAGAAGAACGTCGCAGTTTTCTGCACTTTATCACTCGGCTCTGTGCAGTTCTGGGTGGGACATTTGCCTTAACAG GCATGCTAGATGGATGGATGTTCAAGTTTCTTGAAGCTGTTACAAAGAAAAACAGCAGAACTATTGTGCGCTAA
- the LOC132031958 gene encoding 3-hydroxyisobutyryl-CoA hydrolase-like protein 5 — MEEISKTRALKQKETSLETLIMRIRMEEEARGQDALLQTEESTLQPVTNKVVIAEEFGHVTVLTLNRPNQLNAISTKEALLLGQIFEKVEKDDNAKLVIIKGAGRAFSAGGDLRMFYDGRKTRDSCVEAVYRMYWLCYHIHTYKKPQVALVHGMCMGGGTSLMVPMRFSVVTEKSLFSTPETRLGFHPDCGLSYMLSRLPGRLGEYLGLTGAKLKGKEVVAAGLATHFVPSDKLLYLEKSLLSLSTGEETAIKSVIEQFSTDIQIDERSILNKLPIINDCFSKDSMEEIMKSLEVEARKVGNDWIIAVLEGLKESSPTGLKITLRSIREGRKQTLSECLKRELRLTTNILRTIISGDIYEGIRAVLIDKDNSPKWYPPTLEKVKDEQLNIIFKPFEKYLELQLPDNEEFRWDGKYENSIYFQINREKNQKESQSIAMGTGRIRSTL, encoded by the exons ATGGAAGAAATTTCAAAAACTCGTGCCCTTAAACAAAAGGAAACTTCACTTGAGACATTGATTATGCGAATCCGCATGGAAGAAGAGGCAAGGGGCCAAGATGCACTTTTGCAAACGGAAGAAAGCACCTTACAACCCGTCACAAACAAg GTTGTTATTGCTGAGGAATTTGGCCATGTCACAGTGCTCACTTTAAATCGTCCTAATCAGTTAAATGCCATCTCTACAAAAGAG GCATTGCTGCTAGGACAAATATTCGAGAAAGTTGAGAAAGATGACAATGCAAAACTTGTTATCATAAAg GGAGCTGGCCGAGCTTTTTCTGCTGGTGGGGATTTGAGAATGTTCTATGATGGCCGAAAGACAA GGGATTCTTGCGTAGAAGCTGTCTATAGAATGTATTGGCTTTGCTACCACATTCATACATATAAGAAGCCACAG GTTGCTCTTGTTCATGGTATGTGTATGGGTGGAGGTACTTCCTTAATGGTGCCAATGAGGTTCTCTGTTGTCACTGAAAAATCT TTATTTTCAACTCCAGAAACAAGACTAGGATTTCATCCAGATTGTGGCTTGTCTTATATGCTTTCTAGACTTCCTGGTCGGCTTG GAGAATACTTGGGCTTAACTGGGGCAAAGCTGAAGGGTAAAGAAGTGGTTGCTGCTGGACTTGCCACACATTTTGTTCCTTCTGAT AAATTGCTTTACTTGGAGAAGAGCTTGTTGAGCTTAAGCACTGGTGAAGAGACAGCAATCAAATCAGTCATTGAGCAATTCTCAACAGATATTCAGATAGATGAAAGAAGCATCTTGAACAA GCTTCCTATAATCAATGACTGTTTTTCCAAGGATTCCATGGAGGAGATAATGAAATCACTT GAAGTTGAGGCAAGGAAAGTAGGAAATGATTGGATTATAGCAGTGCTTGAAGGGCTAAAAGAATCATCCCCAACAGGATTGAAAATAACACTAAGATCG ATTCGAGAAGGAAGAAAACAAACGTTGTCTGAATGCCTCAAACGGGAACTTAGACTTACAACGAACATCTTAAGAACAATCATATCTGGTGATATCTATGAG GGTATACGTGCTGTTTTAATCGACAAGGATAACTCTCCAAAG TGGTACCCTCCAACTCTTGAGAAGGTGAAAGATGAGCAACTCAACATAATTTTCAAGccatttgaaaaatatttggagCTCCAACTTCCAGATAATGAAGAGTTCAG GTGGGatggaaaatatgaaaattcgATATATTTTCAGATTAACCGAGAGAAGAATCAGAAGGAATCTCAATCAATTGCTATGGGAACTGGCCGTATACGATCTACCCTATGA